A DNA window from Luteolibacter luteus contains the following coding sequences:
- a CDS encoding thioredoxin family protein, with protein MRAFLGLSLVAVLTAASCEKAKQLMAATARKDASAASSAPVPLTEIDAASYEPFTQTPGKLVVVVFVADWCGVSKEMEPVLAKTAGEFSSTAVVAKIDSERSKAFAASENVSDLPEIRFYRDGKMVQRELGQMEHEELRKAFRSHSQGLAPSTPPENSAAPAAPATPAISPMKKDWRPPGLERR; from the coding sequence ATGAGAGCATTCCTTGGCCTGAGTCTTGTCGCGGTCCTCACCGCCGCCTCATGTGAAAAGGCCAAGCAATTGATGGCGGCCACCGCCAGAAAGGACGCGTCCGCTGCCAGCTCCGCTCCGGTTCCCCTCACCGAGATCGACGCCGCTTCCTACGAGCCCTTCACCCAGACCCCGGGAAAGCTGGTGGTCGTGGTCTTCGTCGCGGACTGGTGCGGCGTTTCCAAGGAAATGGAGCCGGTCCTGGCCAAGACGGCAGGAGAATTTTCCTCCACCGCCGTGGTCGCAAAGATCGATTCCGAGCGCTCGAAGGCTTTTGCGGCGTCGGAGAATGTCTCCGACTTGCCGGAAATCCGCTTTTATCGGGACGGAAAGATGGTCCAGCGGGAGCTGGGCCAGATGGAGCATGAAGAGCTTCGGAAGGCCTTCCGGAGTCACTCGCAAGGCCTGGCTCCCTCCACACCCCCGGAGAATTCCGCCGCACCGGCCGCCCCCGCCACCCCGGCGATCAGTCCGATGAAGAAGGATTGGCGGCCTCCCGGCTTGGAAAGGCGTTAG
- a CDS encoding DUF58 domain-containing protein translates to MKKTGPWSFLQRFQYRTYSLGTAFNFFLKRRIRPTGIGVLLVIVVSAGAAAGNPEASVYQSFALACSLSVVALLSLPFRRAKLEALRDLPAHATAGQELTYHISVRNLRKRSLRRFELIETPPDPRPSMAVYFGSREPGEEERNVFDRRLAWYRWNWLAESRLLFEGGRGVLVRRLKPGGFTKVAVTLTPLRRGVIRMNDLRVLLPDPLGLFQRCQKISAAASSLAVLPRRFPLPHFELPGSARFQPGGEAVAKHAGATGEFTGLRDYQPGDPLRLIHWATWARTGKPVVKELEDTFFPRHGLILDTFPDPVDADLFEDAVSVAASFVVAVDAKESLIDLMFIAGHERVITAGQGIARAETLLEVLAGVESSSEEDFESLARLVLRHGEDLAGCLCVFSGWSESRAKFLTRLNRAGIETSALIIVRDKHAAAPRCHFLRHAELEKDLMRLPRQL, encoded by the coding sequence GTGAAAAAGACCGGCCCTTGGTCATTCCTCCAGCGCTTCCAGTACCGGACCTACTCACTCGGCACGGCCTTCAATTTCTTCCTGAAGCGTCGCATTCGTCCGACGGGTATCGGCGTTCTCCTCGTCATCGTCGTTTCCGCAGGGGCTGCCGCGGGAAATCCGGAAGCATCGGTCTATCAGTCCTTCGCCTTGGCTTGCTCGCTCTCGGTCGTTGCCCTGCTTTCCCTGCCTTTCCGGCGCGCGAAGCTGGAGGCTCTGCGGGATCTGCCCGCCCATGCGACCGCAGGTCAGGAGCTCACCTATCACATTTCCGTCCGCAATCTTCGCAAGCGATCGCTGCGGCGCTTCGAACTCATCGAGACCCCGCCGGACCCTCGCCCGTCCATGGCGGTTTATTTCGGCAGCCGTGAACCCGGTGAAGAGGAGCGGAACGTCTTCGATCGTCGCTTGGCTTGGTATCGGTGGAACTGGCTTGCGGAATCCCGCCTGCTCTTTGAAGGCGGGCGCGGTGTCCTCGTGCGGCGGCTGAAGCCGGGCGGCTTCACCAAGGTCGCGGTCACCCTGACCCCCCTTCGTCGCGGGGTCATCCGCATGAATGACCTGCGCGTCCTGCTCCCGGACCCTCTCGGACTCTTCCAGCGCTGCCAGAAGATTTCCGCCGCGGCTTCCAGCCTCGCCGTGCTGCCCCGGCGCTTTCCCTTGCCCCACTTCGAGCTTCCCGGCAGCGCGCGTTTCCAGCCCGGCGGCGAAGCCGTGGCCAAGCACGCGGGTGCCACGGGGGAGTTCACCGGCCTGCGCGATTACCAGCCCGGCGATCCTCTCCGCCTCATCCACTGGGCCACGTGGGCCCGCACCGGGAAGCCGGTGGTAAAGGAACTCGAGGACACCTTCTTCCCGCGCCACGGGCTGATCCTCGATACCTTCCCGGATCCCGTGGATGCAGACCTCTTCGAGGACGCAGTCTCGGTCGCCGCCTCCTTTGTCGTGGCGGTCGATGCCAAGGAATCGCTGATCGACCTGATGTTCATCGCCGGCCACGAGCGCGTCATCACCGCCGGCCAAGGCATCGCACGGGCGGAGACCCTGCTCGAGGTGCTCGCCGGCGTGGAGAGTTCTTCCGAGGAAGACTTCGAATCGTTGGCAAGGCTGGTGCTTCGTCATGGCGAGGACCTTGCCGGCTGCCTGTGTGTGTTTTCCGGTTGGTCGGAAAGCCGCGCAAAATTCCTGACCCGCCTCAACCGCGCCGGAATCGAAACCTCCGCCCTGATCATCGTCCGGGACAAGCATGCTGCCGCGCCGCGCTGCCATTTCCTCCGGCATGCGGAGCTGGAAAAGGATCTCATGCGCCTTCCCCGGCAGCTCTGA
- a CDS encoding HAD family hydrolase, whose product MKFSAVLFDFDGVLVDTEWAIYEAWYRTFRTNGHPLPLEIYTQCIGSDFDTWSPKVHLEELTGKSFDWHQLDEARQVEIRRDLEQAGPMPGVVNLLEKLKAAGIPAAVVSSSSHQWVDGWLEKLGLMSYFKTVVCRGDAPRIKPAPDLWLEAIRRLELPAGECLAIEDSLNGVKSSKAAGLNVWAVPNRTTACLDFSLADRVCASIEEIEV is encoded by the coding sequence ATGAAATTCTCCGCGGTGCTCTTCGATTTCGACGGCGTCCTGGTGGACACCGAGTGGGCCATTTATGAGGCCTGGTACCGAACCTTCCGCACGAACGGTCACCCTCTGCCACTGGAGATTTACACGCAGTGCATCGGCTCGGATTTCGATACCTGGTCGCCGAAGGTTCACCTCGAAGAGCTGACGGGGAAGAGCTTCGACTGGCACCAGCTGGACGAGGCGCGGCAGGTGGAGATCCGGCGTGATCTGGAGCAGGCTGGACCGATGCCGGGGGTGGTGAACCTCTTGGAAAAGCTGAAGGCGGCGGGCATCCCGGCAGCGGTGGTTTCCAGTTCCTCACACCAGTGGGTGGATGGCTGGCTGGAGAAGCTGGGGCTGATGTCTTATTTCAAGACGGTGGTGTGTCGCGGTGACGCGCCGCGGATCAAGCCGGCACCGGACCTGTGGCTGGAGGCGATCCGGAGACTGGAGCTGCCGGCCGGAGAGTGCCTAGCAATCGAGGATTCGCTGAATGGCGTGAAGTCCTCGAAGGCGGCGGGGCTGAACGTGTGGGCCGTGCCTAACCGGACGACGGCGTGCCTAGATTTCTCGCTGGCGGACCGGGTGTGCGCCTCGATCGAAGAGATCGAGGTTTGA
- a CDS encoding NlpC/P60 family protein, with translation MKRLFLLLSLLSVAVGLSSCGGQVKAKQPVSYRFESGRTAMLKNGIAYAPKKAPLEVKRAIAAGNRLQNKPYKWGGGHARQNDSGYDCSGTVSYVLRESGLIKGSMPSKGYFNYGKKGEGDWITVYVRNGHVFMTVAGLRLDTGGPGGRSGPRWKPETRAGKGHVMRHPSGL, from the coding sequence GTGAAACGACTTTTCCTACTTCTGTCTCTGCTCTCCGTTGCCGTGGGGCTTAGCTCCTGCGGTGGCCAGGTGAAGGCGAAACAGCCTGTTTCCTATCGTTTTGAAAGCGGCCGCACCGCCATGCTGAAGAACGGCATCGCCTACGCGCCGAAGAAGGCCCCTCTCGAGGTAAAGCGCGCCATCGCCGCCGGCAATCGCCTCCAGAACAAGCCCTACAAGTGGGGCGGTGGCCACGCCCGCCAGAACGATAGCGGTTACGACTGCTCCGGCACCGTCTCCTACGTCCTCCGCGAGTCCGGCCTGATCAAGGGCTCCATGCCCAGCAAGGGCTACTTCAACTACGGCAAGAAAGGCGAGGGCGATTGGATCACCGTCTATGTCCGGAATGGCCACGTCTTCATGACTGTCGCCGGCCTCCGCCTCGATACCGGTGGCCCCGGCGGCCGCAGCGGTCCCCGCTGGAAGCCGGAGACCCGTGCTGGTAAGGGCCACGTGATGCGCCACCCTTCGGGACTCTAA
- a CDS encoding S49 family peptidase, translating to MYRALLPLLLAGSLHAAEEKKIVAIYDLEDELSESGRSKASLLGMDMEATRPLTLFDITRSLTKAAGDPEVKAVVLDADDAKLSLSQIEEIHRRLKEVRAAGKDVWVYSDSLSNATALLGAAANHFTLMPEGDVSFSGIYAESMYFKGLLDKAGVVADVIHIGDFKSFGEEFYRTGPSEFAQKQQEELIGGIYDQIVGRVAEGRKISPETVKGLIDKGTFTTKEAKDAGLVDELKHRTDFNAAVKAAYEGAKFDREYSLPDLDGPEITGLMDIFKLMFQDERSKAGKVDYVAVVALDSDISDETIAPVRNEILKLMKDPHAKALVLRVDSPGGSALSSEVLWEATDEWKATKRPFIVSMGGVAASGGYYVSAGGDRIFAEEGTITGSIGVVGMKMVIGGALDKLGITTHATQRGARAGAMSMMKPYSEEETKMVRDSMLEVYGTFKKRIENGRGPRLKGELEGMAGGRVYTGARALELGLVDEIGGLGEAISFAAKEAKIDANSAKLVPEPKSALEGLFAKPEKPPEGEIVRMGVHRSPAAEAVMATLGDVKLSTLPKPLRETMTRALERIEAASDSTIQLIGPDLEVRMK from the coding sequence ATGTATCGAGCCCTGCTCCCGCTGCTGCTGGCCGGCAGCCTTCACGCCGCGGAGGAAAAGAAGATCGTGGCGATCTATGACCTTGAGGACGAGCTATCCGAATCCGGCCGCTCCAAGGCGTCGCTGCTGGGGATGGACATGGAGGCGACCCGTCCGCTGACGCTTTTCGACATCACGCGAAGCCTCACGAAGGCGGCCGGCGATCCGGAGGTGAAGGCGGTGGTGCTGGATGCGGACGATGCCAAGCTGAGCCTCTCCCAGATCGAGGAGATCCACCGCCGCCTGAAGGAGGTGCGCGCCGCGGGCAAGGATGTGTGGGTGTATAGCGATAGCCTGAGCAATGCGACGGCGCTGCTGGGTGCGGCGGCCAATCATTTCACGCTGATGCCGGAGGGCGATGTGTCCTTCAGCGGGATTTATGCGGAGTCGATGTACTTCAAGGGCCTGCTGGACAAGGCGGGCGTGGTGGCGGATGTGATCCACATCGGCGACTTCAAGAGCTTCGGCGAGGAGTTCTACCGGACGGGTCCGAGCGAGTTCGCGCAGAAGCAGCAGGAAGAACTCATTGGCGGGATCTACGACCAGATCGTGGGTCGGGTGGCGGAAGGACGGAAGATTTCACCGGAGACGGTGAAGGGGCTGATCGACAAGGGTACCTTCACGACGAAAGAGGCGAAGGATGCCGGACTGGTGGATGAGCTGAAGCACCGCACGGACTTCAATGCGGCGGTGAAGGCGGCCTACGAGGGCGCGAAATTCGACCGCGAGTATTCGCTGCCTGATCTGGATGGCCCGGAGATCACGGGGCTGATGGACATCTTCAAGCTGATGTTCCAAGACGAGAGGTCGAAGGCGGGCAAGGTCGACTATGTGGCGGTGGTGGCGCTGGATTCCGATATTTCGGATGAAACGATCGCTCCGGTGCGCAACGAGATCCTGAAGCTGATGAAGGATCCGCACGCGAAGGCACTGGTGCTGCGCGTGGATTCACCCGGCGGCTCGGCACTCTCCAGCGAGGTGCTGTGGGAAGCGACGGACGAGTGGAAGGCGACGAAGCGGCCCTTCATCGTTTCGATGGGCGGCGTGGCGGCGAGTGGTGGCTACTATGTTTCCGCAGGGGGTGACCGGATCTTTGCCGAGGAAGGAACGATCACCGGCTCGATCGGCGTGGTCGGGATGAAGATGGTGATCGGCGGGGCGCTGGACAAGCTGGGGATCACGACCCATGCGACGCAGCGCGGTGCGCGTGCGGGGGCGATGTCGATGATGAAACCCTACAGCGAAGAGGAGACGAAGATGGTGCGCGACTCGATGCTGGAGGTGTATGGCACTTTCAAGAAGCGGATCGAGAACGGCCGCGGTCCGCGCCTAAAGGGCGAGCTGGAAGGCATGGCCGGCGGCCGGGTTTACACAGGCGCACGGGCGCTCGAACTGGGGCTGGTGGATGAGATCGGCGGCCTGGGCGAGGCGATTAGCTTTGCCGCGAAGGAAGCGAAGATCGATGCGAACTCCGCGAAGCTGGTGCCCGAGCCAAAGAGCGCGCTCGAGGGACTTTTCGCGAAGCCGGAGAAACCGCCGGAAGGCGAGATCGTTCGGATGGGCGTACACCGCTCGCCCGCTGCGGAAGCGGTGATGGCTACGCTGGGCGATGTGAAGCTTTCTACGCTGCCGAAGCCGCTGCGCGAGACGATGACGCGGGCGCTGGAACGTATCGAGGCTGCTTCGGATTCGACGATCCAGCTGATCGGTCCGGATCTGGAAGTGCGAATGAAGTGA
- the carB gene encoding carbamoyl-phosphate synthase large subunit: protein MPKDTSIHKILVIGSGPIVIGQGCEFDYSGVQACKALREEGYEVVLVNSNPATIMTDPEFAHRTYIEPITPEVVEKIIAREKPDALLPTLGGQTALNTSMSLFKSGVLDKHNVKMIGANADAIDKGEDRQRFKDAMLKIGLDVPQSGTAHTMEEGRAVAEQIAAYTGKNFPLIIRPAFTLGGQGGGIAYNREEFEEIVFRGLDLSPVSEVLIEESLLGWKEYEMEVMRDRADNCVVICSIENIDPMGVHTGDSITVAPIQTLTDREYQIMRDASFAVIREIGVETGGSNIQFAIDPVSGRMIVIEMNPRVSRSSALASKATGFPIAKIAAKLAVGYTLGELPNDITRETPASFEPTIDYVVTKVPRFTFEKFPTANQVLTTSMKSVGEAMSIGRTFKESMQKALRSLETGRWGFGFDKKDMHGASRDEIERKLAVPNAERIFWLQTAFVNGWTIDEVFEATAIDPWFLHHLKEIADEGKNLATLDLKDAKRLGFSDRQIAMARAHAPAIHDASIHGEKDQPAGAPPRAEPEGAVVDVPTEDTIRAERKARGIIPTYRLVDTCAAEFEAYTPYFYSTYGDENEARESDKKKIIILGGGPNRIGQGIEFDYCCVHAAFALKELGYETIMVNSNPETVSTDYDTSDKLFFEPLTLEDVLNICDQEKPDGVIVQFGGQTPLNLAADLKRHGVPIIGTSPESIELAEDRKHFSALLDKIGLKQAEAGTAVSEDEAAAIANRIGYPVLVRPSFVLGGRAMMIVYEEPELRRYMREAVDVSPDRPVLVDRFLEGATEVDVDCISDGTMAVVGAIMQHIEQAGIHSGDSACVIPAYSLSDAIKAEITRAAKELARELQVKGLMNIQFAVKDEQLYVIEVNPRASRTVPFVSKATGVPLAKYAAQIMVGKTLPELGFTETVIPPHFSVKEAVFPWNRFPGIDIVLGPEMRSTGEVMGIDPDWGMAYAKSQTSAFNPLPTSGNVFLSVSDRDKPEAMGIARELVDLGFQVYATGGTCDRLQAENIPCHRLYKLNEGRRPHVIDMMKNREISFIINTPSGHAAREDEVKIRSGAVANKVSHCTNLAAAVASVKAIRSLKEKELTVKSIQEYHA from the coding sequence ATGCCTAAAGATACCTCGATCCACAAGATTCTCGTCATCGGTTCCGGTCCCATCGTCATCGGCCAAGGATGCGAGTTCGACTATTCCGGGGTTCAGGCCTGCAAGGCCCTGCGCGAGGAGGGCTACGAGGTCGTCCTGGTGAACTCGAATCCGGCCACCATCATGACCGATCCGGAGTTCGCCCACCGGACCTACATCGAGCCGATCACGCCGGAAGTCGTCGAAAAAATCATCGCCCGCGAGAAGCCGGACGCCCTGCTGCCGACCCTCGGCGGCCAGACGGCGCTCAATACCTCGATGTCCCTCTTCAAGTCCGGCGTACTGGACAAGCACAACGTGAAGATGATCGGCGCGAATGCCGATGCCATCGACAAAGGCGAGGACCGCCAGCGTTTCAAGGATGCGATGCTGAAGATCGGTCTGGACGTGCCGCAGTCCGGCACCGCCCACACGATGGAGGAAGGCCGCGCCGTGGCCGAGCAAATCGCCGCCTACACCGGCAAGAATTTCCCGCTCATCATCCGCCCGGCCTTCACCCTCGGCGGCCAGGGCGGCGGCATCGCCTACAACCGCGAGGAGTTCGAGGAGATCGTTTTCCGCGGCCTCGATCTCTCCCCGGTCTCGGAAGTCCTCATCGAGGAATCCCTCCTCGGCTGGAAGGAATACGAGATGGAGGTCATGCGCGACCGCGCCGACAACTGCGTGGTCATCTGCTCGATCGAGAACATCGACCCCATGGGCGTGCACACCGGTGACTCGATCACCGTGGCCCCGATCCAGACCCTCACCGACCGCGAATACCAGATCATGCGGGATGCCTCCTTCGCCGTGATCCGTGAGATCGGCGTCGAGACCGGCGGCTCGAATATCCAGTTCGCCATCGATCCGGTCTCCGGCCGCATGATCGTCATCGAGATGAATCCGCGCGTCTCTCGCTCCTCGGCTCTGGCTTCAAAAGCCACCGGCTTCCCGATCGCGAAGATCGCGGCCAAGCTCGCCGTCGGCTACACCCTCGGCGAACTCCCGAACGATATCACCCGCGAAACCCCGGCCTCCTTCGAGCCGACCATCGACTACGTGGTCACCAAGGTCCCGCGCTTCACTTTCGAGAAATTCCCGACGGCGAACCAGGTGCTCACCACCTCCATGAAGTCCGTGGGCGAGGCCATGTCGATCGGCCGCACCTTCAAGGAGTCGATGCAGAAGGCACTCCGCTCGCTGGAAACCGGCCGCTGGGGCTTTGGCTTCGACAAGAAGGACATGCACGGCGCCTCTCGCGATGAGATCGAGCGCAAGCTCGCCGTGCCGAATGCCGAGCGCATCTTCTGGCTCCAGACCGCCTTTGTGAATGGCTGGACCATCGATGAAGTCTTCGAAGCGACCGCCATCGATCCTTGGTTCCTCCATCACCTCAAGGAGATCGCCGATGAGGGCAAGAACCTCGCGACCCTCGATCTCAAGGATGCCAAACGCCTCGGTTTCTCCGACCGCCAGATCGCCATGGCCCGCGCCCACGCGCCTGCCATCCATGATGCCTCCATCCACGGTGAGAAGGATCAGCCAGCCGGCGCACCGCCGCGTGCCGAGCCCGAAGGCGCCGTCGTGGATGTCCCGACGGAGGACACCATCCGCGCCGAGCGGAAGGCCCGCGGCATCATCCCGACCTACCGCCTCGTGGATACTTGCGCCGCGGAGTTCGAAGCTTACACGCCTTACTTCTACTCCACCTACGGTGACGAAAACGAAGCCCGTGAGTCGGACAAGAAGAAGATCATCATTCTCGGTGGTGGCCCGAACCGCATCGGCCAGGGCATCGAGTTCGACTACTGTTGCGTCCACGCCGCCTTCGCCCTGAAGGAACTCGGCTACGAGACCATCATGGTGAACTCGAACCCGGAAACGGTTTCGACCGACTACGACACCTCGGACAAGCTCTTCTTCGAGCCGCTGACCTTGGAAGACGTTCTCAATATCTGTGACCAGGAGAAGCCGGATGGCGTGATCGTGCAGTTCGGTGGCCAGACCCCGCTGAATCTCGCCGCGGACCTCAAGCGCCACGGCGTGCCGATCATCGGCACCTCTCCGGAAAGCATCGAGCTCGCCGAAGACCGCAAGCACTTCTCCGCGCTCCTTGATAAGATCGGCCTGAAGCAGGCGGAAGCCGGCACTGCCGTCTCCGAAGACGAGGCCGCTGCCATCGCCAATCGCATCGGCTATCCTGTGTTGGTCCGCCCGTCCTTCGTCCTCGGCGGTCGCGCGATGATGATCGTTTACGAAGAGCCCGAACTGCGCCGCTACATGCGCGAGGCCGTGGACGTTTCTCCGGATCGCCCGGTGCTCGTCGACCGCTTCCTCGAAGGCGCCACCGAAGTGGACGTCGATTGCATCTCGGATGGTACGATGGCCGTCGTAGGTGCCATCATGCAGCACATCGAGCAGGCCGGCATTCACTCCGGGGACTCCGCCTGTGTGATTCCCGCCTACTCGCTCTCCGATGCCATCAAGGCCGAGATCACCCGCGCCGCAAAGGAACTCGCCCGCGAGCTTCAGGTGAAGGGCCTGATGAACATCCAGTTCGCTGTGAAGGACGAACAGCTCTACGTGATCGAAGTGAACCCGCGGGCTTCCCGTACCGTGCCTTTCGTCTCGAAGGCCACCGGGGTGCCGCTCGCGAAGTACGCCGCGCAGATCATGGTCGGGAAGACCCTGCCGGAGCTCGGCTTCACCGAGACCGTCATCCCGCCGCACTTCTCCGTGAAGGAAGCCGTCTTCCCGTGGAACCGCTTCCCCGGCATCGACATCGTCCTCGGCCCGGAAATGCGCTCCACCGGTGAAGTCATGGGCATCGACCCGGATTGGGGCATGGCCTACGCGAAGAGCCAGACCAGCGCTTTCAACCCGCTGCCCACCTCCGGGAATGTCTTCCTCTCCGTCTCCGACCGCGACAAGCCGGAAGCCATGGGCATCGCCCGCGAGCTCGTCGACCTCGGCTTCCAGGTCTACGCCACCGGCGGCACCTGTGACCGCCTCCAGGCGGAGAACATCCCCTGCCACCGCCTCTACAAGCTCAACGAAGGCCGCCGCCCGCACGTCATCGACATGATGAAGAACCGGGAAATCAGCTTCATCATCAACACCCCGAGCGGCCACGCCGCCCGCGAGGATGAAGTGAAGATCCGCTCTGGTGCCGTCGCGAACAAGGTCAGCCACTGCACCAACCTCGCAGCCGCCGTCGCCTCCGTGAAAGCCATCCGCTCCCTCAAGGAGAAGGAGCTCACCGTGAAGTCGATCCAGGAGTACCACGCTTGA